One Methanobacterium sp. genomic region harbors:
- a CDS encoding ABC transporter substrate-binding protein, which translates to MIYICMDDTDNLESRGTGKLSRTIAKELSKDYPVYGVTRHQLYKHPDIPYTSHNTCSVIHIENREIDAIDGLFEVVKGEMMDDFIEGSDPGLAVAHESQITPALAAFGNDAKYTILNQEKARNLAHNLGIRLEGLGGTEDGVIGAMAGLGLASTKNDGRFLVVGPKKITGQKTAEELLDGGIDGIYTLDGQSITSGLIFNSSKLIKPCPVNGKVILFVEKDGSVLKAVNRG; encoded by the coding sequence ATGATTTACATATGCATGGACGATACAGACAACCTTGAATCTAGGGGAACAGGTAAATTATCACGTACAATTGCTAAAGAACTTTCAAAAGATTATCCAGTTTACGGTGTTACACGCCACCAGTTGTATAAACATCCAGATATCCCTTATACATCCCACAACACGTGTTCAGTGATCCATATTGAAAACAGGGAAATAGATGCTATTGATGGGTTGTTTGAAGTGGTAAAGGGTGAAATGATGGACGATTTTATAGAAGGAAGTGATCCAGGACTTGCAGTTGCCCATGAAAGTCAGATCACACCTGCACTCGCTGCTTTTGGAAACGACGCTAAATACACCATATTGAATCAGGAAAAAGCAAGGAATTTAGCGCATAACCTTGGGATCCGACTTGAAGGTTTAGGCGGTACGGAAGATGGAGTTATTGGTGCTATGGCGGGTTTAGGCCTTGCATCAACTAAAAATGATGGGAGGTTTTTAGTGGTGGGACCCAAAAAGATCACCGGCCAGAAAACTGCTGAAGAGCTTCTGGATGGTGGTATTGATGGCATATACACCCTTGATGGGCAGTCAATTACAAGTGGTTTGATTTTCAACTCCAGTAAACTCATTAAACCATGTCCAGTGAACGGTAAGGTGATCCTTTTTGTTGAGAAAGACGGCAGTGTGCTGAAGGCTGTAAACAGGGGATAA
- a CDS encoding PKD domain-containing protein codes for MRKSILVIALAFAMMFILCGSVSAASPSANFTSNTTNGFAPLTVQFNDTSSGNPTSWNWDFGDGNTSTLKNPTHTYSAVGAYTVKLNVLNSDGSSNVTKKNYITAWNATSVLTSNNGIVFYVANDAGVKYDMPNGVNKEGDYSTIYVPNSYYIARGGGGMNPVQISTDPTNKYGTKTNSTSQSGTFWIVFSGGIGHMDDAILLLAVNGTIPDDFSVTITSSGYTYTIPAPALTNPSTSSLTDVMWVDNALNETFYKSDFIYGPQSWKPTNSVNYPIYQGQDSSNNFSLMFIDLNVGAFCTNAYSGVTNGSIEVTYSFNNLESFAAFGAYGWFSACNWGTGIPMASNIAQGGYNVIGVPSANFTANATNGSAPMDVQFNDQSTNSPTSWSWDFGDGTTSTEQNPAHTYTKPGVYTVSLTATNAGGSNTETQIITVNDVTAPIVNISQVGGVFNTTQTVTLNATDDSDSATIYYTTDGSDPQTSSTRSVYSAPITISSTTTLKYAAVDPTGNWSPVYSETYTIKSDVYVQVTPSKANPQVGDKVIYTFKVGNNGPGTANDVVFTYVIPEGLEYNGATVDQGTVSYDNATRILTWNLGNVTVGDPYLWLNVSVLSAGSYNLQPTVTTEGYDPELNSSIGFLLVNAVSAPTGNDSGSGSDNGTTVHAVTTTTNKTVPMQDTGLPLGGLVSALLLVGSGLALSRKK; via the coding sequence ATGCGAAAGAGTATACTAGTAATAGCTCTTGCTTTTGCTATGATGTTTATTCTATGTGGAAGTGTATCTGCAGCTTCACCGTCTGCTAATTTCACGAGTAACACTACTAATGGTTTTGCTCCGTTGACGGTTCAGTTTAACGACACTTCTTCTGGAAATCCTACTTCTTGGAACTGGGATTTTGGTGACGGAAATACTTCCACACTGAAAAACCCAACACACACTTACAGCGCTGTAGGGGCTTATACAGTTAAGCTTAATGTATTAAACAGCGATGGAAGCAGTAATGTGACCAAGAAAAATTATATAACTGCTTGGAACGCTACCAGCGTGTTAACTAGCAATAATGGGATTGTATTCTATGTTGCTAATGATGCCGGTGTGAAGTATGACATGCCTAATGGTGTAAATAAAGAAGGGGATTATTCAACAATTTATGTCCCTAACAGTTATTATATTGCCCGCGGGGGCGGTGGAATGAACCCTGTTCAGATATCCACAGATCCTACCAACAAATATGGTACAAAAACAAATTCAACCAGCCAGTCTGGAACTTTTTGGATTGTTTTTAGCGGAGGTATAGGACATATGGACGATGCAATTTTATTGCTTGCTGTTAATGGAACGATTCCTGATGATTTTAGTGTTACTATTACATCCAGCGGTTACACATATACTATACCTGCTCCTGCGCTTACTAATCCTTCAACATCATCACTTACTGATGTTATGTGGGTAGATAATGCTTTAAATGAAACATTTTATAAGAGTGATTTCATTTACGGTCCTCAAAGCTGGAAACCTACCAATTCCGTTAATTATCCCATATATCAAGGTCAAGATTCTTCAAACAATTTCTCTTTGATGTTCATTGACCTGAATGTGGGTGCATTTTGTACCAATGCATATTCTGGTGTTACCAATGGGTCCATCGAGGTAACTTACAGTTTCAACAATCTGGAGTCCTTCGCTGCATTTGGTGCATACGGATGGTTCTCAGCATGTAACTGGGGTACAGGTATTCCTATGGCAAGTAACATTGCTCAGGGCGGTTATAACGTTATAGGAGTTCCATCAGCTAATTTCACAGCTAATGCAACCAATGGATCAGCACCTATGGATGTACAGTTCAATGATCAATCTACCAACAGCCCTACCTCCTGGAGCTGGGACTTTGGTGACGGAACTACATCAACTGAACAGAACCCTGCTCATACTTACACTAAACCAGGGGTATACACTGTCAGTTTAACTGCTACAAACGCAGGTGGTAGCAACACCGAAACTCAAATCATAACTGTTAATGATGTTACAGCACCAATAGTAAATATCAGTCAGGTTGGAGGAGTTTTCAACACCACACAAACCGTGACATTGAACGCTACAGATGACAGTGACAGTGCAACAATTTATTACACCACAGATGGCAGCGATCCGCAAACAAGCAGTACAAGAAGCGTCTATTCTGCCCCAATCACAATAAGCAGCACAACCACGCTTAAATATGCTGCAGTTGACCCTACTGGTAACTGGAGCCCAGTTTACAGCGAAACGTATACCATCAAATCTGATGTGTATGTACAGGTTACTCCATCTAAGGCCAACCCTCAAGTTGGTGATAAGGTAATTTACACTTTCAAAGTGGGTAATAATGGACCTGGCACTGCTAATGATGTGGTATTCACTTATGTGATTCCTGAAGGTCTGGAATATAACGGCGCAACTGTAGATCAAGGTACCGTTTCTTATGATAACGCTACCAGAATTTTAACCTGGAATTTAGGTAATGTAACTGTCGGTGACCCGTACTTATGGCTTAATGTAAGCGTTTTAAGTGCTGGAAGTTACAACTTACAGCCTACAGTCACTACTGAAGGTTATGACCCTGAATTAAACAGTAGCATTGGTTTTTTACTTGTAAATGCTGTTTCAGCTCCAACAGGTAATGATTCAGGCTCAGGTTCAGATAATGGCACTACTGTGCATGCAGTAACCACGACTACTAATAAAACAGTACCTATGCAGGATACTGGTTTACCGCTTGGTGGCCTTGTTTCAGCTCTGTTACTTGTAGGAAGTGGATTAGCTTTAAGCAGGAAAAAATAA